The sequence below is a genomic window from Clostridium sp. BJN0001.
ATAAAATTTCTCCACTGCTCTTTCTTATCATTCCTGTAAACATCTTTAGCATTGTTGATTTTCCTGCACCATTTGGACCTAAAAGTGCATATATTGAATTCCTTTTAACCTTTATTGACACATTGTTAACTGATTTTTCTTTTTTAAAATTTTTACATAGATTTTTTGTTTCTAAAATAATATCATTCACGTTTATCACTCCTTATGAATCTATAATAATTTATAATTATAAGGATTTTATAAGGAAATGTTTTTAAATGAAAAAAAAGTTTCTGACAAATCAGCCAGAAACTTTTTTTGCTACTTAATTAAGTTTTTTCTTAAAATCACTAATATATTCTTTAATTTTCTCTATATCAAAATTATTTTCTTCCATAAGCTTTATAAAATAAGATCCTACAATGCATCCATCTATAACATCCTCATACTCTTTAATATCATCTGGTGTTTTAATTCCAAATCCCATCATAACTGGTATATTTGAAACTTCTTTTACACTTTTTAAGTATTCTTTTATATTTTTATAGAAATTATCAGTAGCCTGTCCTGTAACTCCCATTGATGATACGCAGTATACAAAGCCTTTAGCATTTTCTACAAGCATAGGTATTCTGTTTTTAGAAACTGGTGAAACAAGTGGTATAAGATATGGTGCATTTTCTTTTTTATTAATATATTCTAAAATTTCAAATGATTCTTCATGTGGTACATCTGGTATTATAATTCCATCAACACCACAGCTTATACACATATCTACAAATCTTTGAACGCCATAGTTCAAAACTGTATTATAATAAAGCATAAATATAAGTGGAACATCACATGTTTTTCTAAGCTCTACTGCAAGATTAAATACACCCTTTAAATTAGTACCTTTTTGTATTGAACGGTATGAAGCATCTTGTATAACAGGGCCATCTGCTATAGGATCTGAAAATGGAATTCCAAGTTCTATTACATCAATTCCTGCTTCATATTGAGCTTTTATTATATCAATAGTTTTTTCCATACTAGGAAGTCCAGCAGTCATATAAGTTATAAATGCTTTTTTATTTTCCTTTTTAAGATTATTTAATCTATTCTCTATCCTATTCATTTATACCGCCCCTTTTTTCTATATATTCAGCTATTGTGTTAACATCTTTATCTCCCCTACCAGATAAGCAGACTATTATTATATCGTCCTTTGTCATAGTTTTTGTAAGTTTAGGAAGATATGCAAGAGCATGTGCACTTTCAATTGCAGGAATAATTCCTTCTAATCTACAAAGTTCAATAAGTGACTCCATAGCTTCAGTATCTGTTACACTATCATACTTAGCACGTCCTATGCTCTCAAGATAAGCATGTTCTGGTCCTATTCCTGGGTAATCAAGTCCTGCTGAAATAGAATATGCAAGTCTTATATTTCCATCATCATTTTGTAGAAGATATGATCTCATTCCATGAAGCACACCAACAGTTTTTTCTGACATTGCTGCTGCATGTTCTCCACTTTTTATTCCTTTTCCTGCCGCTTCAACACCATATAGTTTTACTGAAACATCATCTATAAATTCGGCAAACATTCCTATTGAATTTGAGCCTCCTCCACAGCATGCAACAACAGCAGAAGGAAGTCTCCCCTCTTTTTCTAATATCTGCTTTTTAGCCTCTTTACTTATTATACTTTGAAACTTTTTAACCATTTCAGGATAAGGTGCAGGCCCTACTGCTGAACCTAAAACATAAAATGTATCTTCAGCTTCTTTTGTCCATGTTCTTATAGCTTCATTAGTAGCATCTTTTAATGTATTACTTCCAGATTTAACGGGTATTACTTCTGCGCCAAGCAT
It includes:
- the trpB gene encoding tryptophan synthase subunit beta, which gives rise to MKNKKYGDFGGQYVSESLMNTLKEVDDAYRKAIDDEKFWEEYNYYMKDYVGRENPLYFASKLTKKYGPKIYLKREDLNHTGAHKINNVIGQIMLAKRMGKTKVIAETGAGQHGVATATGAALFDMKCKVFMGTEDMERQRLNVLRMQMLGAEVIPVKSGSNTLKDATNEAIRTWTKEAEDTFYVLGSAVGPAPYPEMVKKFQSIISKEAKKQILEKEGRLPSAVVACCGGGSNSIGMFAEFIDDVSVKLYGVEAAGKGIKSGEHAAAMSEKTVGVLHGMRSYLLQNDDGNIRLAYSISAGLDYPGIGPEHAYLESIGRAKYDSVTDTEAMESLIELCRLEGIIPAIESAHALAYLPKLTKTMTKDDIIIVCLSGRGDKDVNTIAEYIEKRGGINE
- the trpA gene encoding tryptophan synthase subunit alpha, translating into MNRIENRLNNLKKENKKAFITYMTAGLPSMEKTIDIIKAQYEAGIDVIELGIPFSDPIADGPVIQDASYRSIQKGTNLKGVFNLAVELRKTCDVPLIFMLYYNTVLNYGVQRFVDMCISCGVDGIIIPDVPHEESFEILEYINKKENAPYLIPLVSPVSKNRIPMLVENAKGFVYCVSSMGVTGQATDNFYKNIKEYLKSVKEVSNIPVMMGFGIKTPDDIKEYEDVIDGCIVGSYFIKLMEENNFDIEKIKEYISDFKKKLN